TGGAGGCCAAACTTTGCTCCTGTAAACCCCTATCGATTTGCAGATCGAAAAGATATGAGCCCAGACTTCAGGCGCATCGGCTCGCGCTATGGAGCCTACACGATGATCGTGCGCAGGTCAGGGATGAAGAAGATCCTGCGCTTCTTTAAAAACTACCACATCTTCCTACCCTTCGACATGGAGTATACCCAGCCGGAAGGAATCCGTCTGTTTACTGTGATCGATGATGTGATCTCTACACAACCTCGAGCTCTTTCTGACAATGGGGCCCCAAATTACAAAAAGCCATAAACAATGATTCGCGCTCTTCTACTGCTTACCGCATTGAATTGCAGCGCCTTCTGTGGCGAGATTGAAGACTATTTCAAACCGATTTCGGATAAGTCTGGCTCGCACCAGATAAGAAATATCGATTTTATCTACATGATTAATCTCGATGAGCGTCCGGAAAAGCTGGCGAGCTGTCTAAAGCAGCTCACTCCTTATGGAATCGACCCCTACCGCTTTTCTGCTGTTAACGGCTGGGAGCTTTCACTCGAAGCGATCAATGATGTGGGAGTCAAGTATGAGCCCTGGATGTCAAGTGGACAAATGGGAACTTGTTACCTTCTTGAGAACAATAGAGAGCCGCAATATGAAATGGTCAGTACTCCGGGCAGGACCTATTTTGGCCACTTCTTATCCCCAGGAGCAATTGGCATTGTGCTCAGCCATCTTTCCATTCTTCAAGATGCCTACGACTCAGACTATGAGACGATCTGGGTGATGGAAGATGATATCGAAGTGATCCAAAATCCCCACCTCATCTCTGATCTTATTGAAAAACTGGATAACGTTGTGGGCAAAGATGGATGGGATATTCTCTTTACCGACCGAGATACCAAGAACACTGAAGGCGAGTATGTGATCTGCACCTCATATGCTTGGAGACCAAACTGCGTTCCTCCTAACCCAAATAAATTTGGTCAGAGACAAACTGTTAGCGAAGATTTTACAAAAGTAGGGGCACGTTATGGAGCCTATTCGATGATCGTCCGAAGATCAGGAATGAGAAAGCTGCTGCGCTTTTTTAAAAACTACCACGTCTACCTTCCTTTCGATATGGACTATACTCTGCCACCAGGCATTCGATTGTATTGTGTGAATAGTGACCTCGTATCTACAGAACCGAGAGCGCTCTCAGACAATGGCGTTCCAAATTACAGAAACAGGAGATAAACATGGATCAGGCACTGCCAGAAAATGGACAGCCCGCTTCGCACTTCGAATATGTTGCCAAAGTCAACAACCGCGATTCTAATGCAGAGATCAAGCTGCATGCACTGAGTTTAATGAACCAGATGGCAGGCTGGTGCTCTCCTCAGAAGGGGACCATCCTTGTTGACATGGTTCTTAAGACAAAGCCAAAAGTGATCGTTGAGATTGGTGTCTATGGAGGAAAGTCGGTAATCCCAATGGCATACGCCTTGAAAGTTCTTCGCGAGGGCAAGATCTATGGAATCGATCCTTGGAGTAACTTCGAATCGACACAGTGGGTGCAAAATGAAGAGAACAAGCACTTCTGGGCCTCTGTCGACCATGAGGCGATCATGCAAGGTCTCATCCAAAAAGTTGAACAGTTTGGGCTGCAAGAGCAAGTTGTTTTAATCAGAAACTCTTCTATGGAAGCTCCACCTATCGAAAACATCGATATCTTGCATATCGATGGCAACCACTCCGATGAGACCTCCTATTTTGATGTGCTTAAGTGGGTGCCTTATGTCAACAGCGGAGGCTGGATTATCTTCGACGATATGACCTGGTACGAAAACAATAAATACACAACAGCACGCGC
Above is a genomic segment from Chlamydiales bacterium containing:
- a CDS encoding glycosyltransferase family 25 protein, whose protein sequence is MIRALLLLTALNCSAFCGEIEDYFKPISDKSGSHQIRNIDFIYMINLDERPEKLASCLKQLTPYGIDPYRFSAVNGWELSLEAINDVGVKYEPWMSSGQMGTCYLLENNREPQYEMVSTPGRTYFGHFLSPGAIGIVLSHLSILQDAYDSDYETIWVMEDDIEVIQNPHLISDLIEKLDNVVGKDGWDILFTDRDTKNTEGEYVICTSYAWRPNCVPPNPNKFGQRQTVSEDFTKVGARYGAYSMIVRRSGMRKLLRFFKNYHVYLPFDMDYTLPPGIRLYCVNSDLVSTEPRALSDNGVPNYRNRR
- a CDS encoding class I SAM-dependent methyltransferase, with product MDQALPENGQPASHFEYVAKVNNRDSNAEIKLHALSLMNQMAGWCSPQKGTILVDMVLKTKPKVIVEIGVYGGKSVIPMAYALKVLREGKIYGIDPWSNFESTQWVQNEENKHFWASVDHEAIMQGLIQKVEQFGLQEQVVLIRNSSMEAPPIENIDILHIDGNHSDETSYFDVLKWVPYVNSGGWIIFDDMTWYENNKYTTARAVEWLDEHCIKFAEFSDSCVWGIWVKP